The Cyclobacteriaceae bacterium genome includes a region encoding these proteins:
- the icd gene encoding NADP-dependent isocitrate dehydrogenase has protein sequence MSEQKISISNGKLTVPDSPVIPFIEGDGTGVDIWPASKLVFDSAVEKAYKGKRKIEWKEVLAGEKAFNKTGNWMPEATLTAFKEYLVGIKGPLTTPVGGGIRSLNVALRQDLDLYACLRPVRWFKGVPSPVKEPHKTDMTIFRENTEDIYAGIEFQQGSEDNKKFMTWFKESFPKQYKKIRFPETSGIGIKPVSKEGTERLVRSALDFALKHKKPNLTLVHKGNIMKFTEGGFRDWGYELAKREYGAVDLDGGPWQVIERDGHKLIIKDSIADAFLQQILLRPDEYSVVATLNLNGDYISDALAAIVGGIGIAPGGNINYQTGYAIFEATHGTAPKYAGQDKVNPGSVILSGAMMFEYMGWLEVAGLIYKGLDGAIASKRVTYDFHRQMEGATLLKCSEFAKEVVKNM, from the coding sequence ATGAGTGAGCAAAAAATCAGCATCAGCAACGGAAAGCTAACAGTTCCAGACTCCCCAGTCATTCCTTTTATTGAAGGTGATGGTACCGGTGTCGATATCTGGCCTGCTTCCAAATTAGTATTTGACTCTGCGGTAGAAAAAGCCTACAAAGGCAAACGCAAAATAGAATGGAAGGAAGTTCTGGCAGGAGAAAAAGCATTTAACAAAACAGGAAACTGGATGCCTGAGGCAACACTCACTGCATTCAAGGAATATCTTGTTGGTATCAAAGGACCGTTGACAACTCCTGTTGGTGGTGGTATTCGCTCATTGAATGTTGCACTGCGTCAGGATCTTGATCTGTATGCCTGCTTGCGTCCTGTTCGTTGGTTCAAAGGTGTTCCTTCTCCTGTGAAAGAACCGCACAAGACTGACATGACGATTTTCCGAGAGAACACTGAAGATATTTATGCAGGAATTGAATTCCAACAAGGCTCTGAAGACAACAAGAAGTTCATGACCTGGTTCAAGGAATCATTCCCTAAGCAATACAAGAAAATCCGTTTCCCGGAAACTTCGGGTATCGGTATCAAACCAGTTTCTAAAGAAGGAACAGAGCGTCTTGTAAGATCAGCGCTTGATTTTGCATTGAAGCACAAGAAGCCAAATCTTACATTGGTTCATAAAGGAAACATCATGAAGTTCACCGAGGGTGGCTTCCGTGATTGGGGATATGAACTTGCAAAACGTGAGTATGGTGCAGTAGATCTTGATGGCGGCCCATGGCAGGTCATCGAAAGAGACGGACATAAATTGATCATCAAGGATTCTATTGCTGATGCTTTCCTTCAGCAGATATTGTTACGTCCTGATGAATATTCTGTTGTGGCAACATTGAATCTTAATGGAGATTATATTTCTGATGCATTGGCAGCGATCGTTGGTGGTATTGGAATCGCACCAGGCGGTAATATCAATTATCAAACGGGCTATGCTATTTTTGAAGCAACTCACGGAACTGCCCCTAAGTATGCAGGCCAGGATAAGGTAAATCCGGGATCAGTAATTCTTTCCGGCGCCATGATGTTTGAATATATGGGCTGGCTTGAAGTTGCCGGGCTTATATATAAGGGTCTTGATGGAGCAATTGCTTCCAAGCGCGTCACATACGATTTCCACCGTCAGATGGAAGGTGCTACTTTGTTGAAGTGCTCCGAATTCGCAAAAGAAGTTGTGAAGAATATGTAA
- a CDS encoding CAP domain-containing protein, whose protein sequence is MKILAFLALGLIFSFSSEQPFLKDDEVCLTVEEKKLYDLIMQYRKSKNLKPIPYSARLSKVAQAHVRDLNKNYDYENRGECNPHSWSDKGNWSACCYTADHSKASCMWDKPKEIAEYPGAGYEIAYYSSAGATASEGLEGWKKSQGHNPLLINSGSWSKLEWKAVGIGIYGEYGVVWFGETEDKSKMKVCD, encoded by the coding sequence ATGAAAATACTTGCGTTTTTGGCCTTAGGGCTCATATTCTCTTTCTCATCAGAACAGCCTTTTCTGAAAGATGATGAGGTTTGTCTTACCGTTGAAGAAAAGAAACTGTACGACCTTATCATGCAGTACCGGAAGAGTAAAAATCTCAAGCCAATCCCCTATTCTGCCCGGCTCAGTAAAGTAGCTCAGGCGCATGTAAGAGATCTCAATAAAAATTACGACTACGAGAATCGCGGTGAATGCAATCCACACAGCTGGTCCGACAAGGGAAACTGGAGTGCATGCTGTTATACCGCGGATCACTCAAAGGCATCCTGCATGTGGGATAAGCCAAAAGAGATCGCGGAGTACCCGGGAGCTGGTTATGAAATTGCATACTATAGTTCAGCAGGCGCAACAGCCTCAGAAGGATTAGAGGGCTGGAAAAAAAGTCAGGGACATAATCCATTACTTATCAACTCCGGAAGCTGGAGCAAGCTTGAATGGAAAGCCGTTGGAATCGGAATCTATGGAGAGTATGGAGTGGTGTGGTTTGGTGAGACCGAAGACAAATCGAAAATGAAAGTATGTGACTGA
- the panB gene encoding 3-methyl-2-oxobutanoate hydroxymethyltransferase codes for MSVHKKAEVKRITTHQLREMKIRGEKIAMLTAYDFSMAKIVDNAGMDVILVGDSASNVMAGNETTLPITLDQMIYHATSVVRGVKRALVVVDIPFGHYQGSSGEALRSSIRIMKESGAHAVKMEGGSEIKDSVLRILSAGVPVMGHLGLTPQSIYKFGTYTVRAKEKDEADKLLEDAKLLEECGCFALVVEKIPADLAGRVASSVKIPVIGIGAGPEVDGQVLVLQDILGITKEFKPRFLRRYADLDTVITGALNKYVDDVKTKSFPNQEEKY; via the coding sequence ATGTCAGTGCACAAGAAAGCAGAGGTTAAGCGAATAACAACGCATCAACTTCGCGAGATGAAGATCCGTGGTGAAAAGATTGCCATGCTTACGGCATACGATTTCAGCATGGCAAAGATCGTCGACAATGCAGGCATGGACGTAATTCTGGTTGGCGATTCAGCATCCAACGTGATGGCTGGAAATGAAACCACTTTGCCCATCACTCTGGATCAGATGATCTATCACGCAACTTCGGTGGTGAGAGGAGTGAAGCGGGCATTAGTCGTGGTGGACATTCCTTTCGGTCACTATCAGGGGAGTTCAGGTGAGGCATTACGATCCTCCATCCGCATCATGAAGGAGTCCGGAGCACATGCAGTGAAAATGGAAGGTGGAAGTGAGATAAAAGATTCTGTTCTGAGAATTCTCAGCGCCGGTGTTCCTGTAATGGGCCACCTTGGATTAACTCCACAGTCAATTTATAAATTCGGAACGTATACTGTTCGTGCAAAAGAAAAAGATGAGGCCGATAAACTTCTCGAAGACGCAAAGCTTCTTGAAGAGTGCGGATGTTTTGCTTTGGTCGTAGAAAAGATTCCCGCTGATCTTGCAGGCAGGGTAGCGTCATCTGTAAAGATTCCGGTAATTGGAATTGGCGCTGGTCCCGAAGTGGATGGACAGGTATTGGTTTTACAGGATATACTCGGAATCACAAAAGAATTCAAGCCGCGTTTTCTTCGTCGCTATGCCGACCTCGATACAGTCATTACCGGTGCGCTGAATAAGTATGTTGATGATGTGAAGACGAAATCATTCCCAAATCAGGAAGAGAAGTATTGA
- a CDS encoding phosphoribosyltransferase, producing the protein MTSEKNLVLEDAQVRQKIRRMAYEIYENNFSEKVIALAGIDGQGYALAQLLEKELLSISKLNVITCKVTVDKESPQKSEVTLDISLDELKKKTVILIDDVLNTGRVLAYGMKPFLAIEVKKIEVAVLVNRSHPRFPVQPNYTGYELSTTLAEHVEVVLGKKSAVYLH; encoded by the coding sequence ATGACATCTGAAAAGAATTTAGTGCTGGAAGATGCGCAGGTTCGTCAGAAGATAAGACGAATGGCATATGAGATCTATGAAAACAATTTTTCAGAGAAAGTAATAGCACTTGCAGGAATTGATGGACAGGGTTATGCACTGGCTCAATTGCTTGAAAAAGAACTTCTCAGCATTTCAAAGTTGAATGTGATCACTTGCAAGGTCACGGTGGATAAAGAATCTCCTCAGAAGAGTGAGGTCACACTCGATATCAGCCTGGATGAATTAAAGAAAAAGACAGTCATTTTGATTGACGATGTTTTGAATACTGGTCGCGTGCTTGCCTATGGGATGAAACCCTTTCTTGCGATTGAAGTAAAGAAAATTGAAGTAGCAGTTCTGGTAAACAGAAGTCATCCGAGGTTCCCAGTTCAACCAAATTATACAGGATACGAATTATCCACCACGCTTGCAGAACATGTTGAAGTGGTTTTGGGAAAGAAGTCTGCGGTTTATCTCCATTAA
- a CDS encoding Lrp/AsnC family transcriptional regulator codes for MKIKLDAIDRKILELLQVNSNITNAQLAQEIGLSPAPTLERVKKLETAGVIKSYHALIDTASVGLGVSTFVMVSLKAQHRENILKFLDAISAIAEIVECHHLTGQADFLLKIVCTDIPAYQKLMLEKVANIEVVDNLQSMIILSTFKDTKIVPIPEP; via the coding sequence ATGAAAATTAAGCTCGATGCTATTGACAGGAAAATATTGGAATTGCTTCAGGTTAATTCCAATATCACCAATGCTCAACTTGCTCAGGAAATAGGACTTTCTCCAGCGCCAACGTTAGAGCGGGTCAAAAAACTTGAAACTGCCGGTGTTATCAAAAGCTACCATGCCCTGATTGATACGGCAAGCGTTGGTCTTGGAGTCAGCACATTTGTAATGGTTTCGCTGAAGGCCCAGCATCGTGAAAACATTCTTAAATTTTTGGATGCCATTTCCGCCATTGCAGAGATTGTGGAGTGCCATCATCTCACTGGTCAGGCAGATTTTCTTTTGAAGATCGTCTGCACTGATATCCCCGCTTATCAGAAATTAATGCTTGAGAAAGTTGCCAATATTGAAGTGGTAGACAATCTGCAGTCAATGATAATTTTGTCAACTTTTAAGGATACTAAAATCGTTCCTATTCCAGAGCCATGA
- a CDS encoding PKD domain-containing protein, which translates to MKRRKFGFVALMVWLVGISVCKSAYSQPNADFSSDAAACQQQNIRLKNLSTGANSYEWDFCADDALTIKSQDVTVTLGSMQGGYGFKLLQDNGAWYGFAISQANHSIIRLDYGNSPIGLPSVTNLGNPGSVLQLPQGIDIIKAGTNWVGFVGFSNNDAGFVRLDFGTSLTNTPTATNVGMFGLTGRMWDVKLVSNSSGYYLTTVNRDNNSFVRISFGSSFLNSVSAGNVFESTIPAANLLLGLDVIQIGSVWKAVLADYSGNKITQLNLGSSLSSTTSTVEGNYTFPSFSNPFRIRLVREGNSYRAMVASNGALVTVVDLKDMNPVNTPVQISHPTIPIMIGIDVIRWSGKTILNGVSFYDQKVNRVVFEQDCGASVLFATTDTPPDASYSQSGSKVIELKAIDVASAAYSVKAISTVVSSLVSPDINFTSTNSCALNPINFTSINSSGAIASYLWKFGDAQTDTQPNTSHSYSVAGNYVVDLTITGTNSCQNFKSQTLSVFNPPVANFQLPSASPVCTNQDYVFNNTSTFDAASNPQWEWRLNGTLLSSQLNFNATFASASAQQIKLKVLIPGCENEVTKNISTVLVGPVVNFSAVDNCQGTSVSFVNLSSGVDAGYQWNFGDASTSTAASPSHTYATAATFQASLTGSNAAGCQNVITKPLKIYTKPVPDFSIGLPPFSCNGTSTPFQNTTPALTDSNITTWAWQFGDMNISNQQNPNHTYLLAGNYNASLTATSDKGCVGTLTKGINIAASPVADFTVGPACLNQSTKFTDISSGGIQTRSWQIASSIFTTPNPTYTFNATGNYSATLTVTSANACSSFKTKQISIAPIPNVDFLVSNACANHNAVFTDITTSPQDVVVGTNWNFEGNSIAGNPASYNFVNSGSNNVKLTTTHLSGCKYTLSRNVLINVSPVANFTASADRGSAPLIVQFANTSQQATSYVWKFYDKVTATSTQVSPAYTFISLGDYSAELTATNTLGCSDVKTIPIKVLVPSIDLSMSDFTLTPDPTTGKLKAIVTIVNNSNIPVTTAEVSLILAEKAVVNETLVVNLVPGQSATRTLSFTISPNQFDFSFLCASIISEKDVSQENNRRCLNLNSNDYFFNPYPNPSDGIIQVDWVSVTAGKALITVFDSMGKTIYASETLSTVGLNQAVLDLSVVSGGLYYVRVETSGSKKTMRFIRR; encoded by the coding sequence ATGAAAAGAAGGAAATTCGGATTCGTAGCATTGATGGTGTGGTTGGTTGGCATTTCGGTCTGCAAATCCGCATATTCTCAGCCCAATGCTGATTTTTCTTCTGATGCAGCAGCCTGCCAGCAACAAAATATCCGCCTTAAAAATCTCTCCACCGGAGCCAATAGCTATGAGTGGGATTTTTGTGCCGATGATGCACTTACTATAAAATCTCAGGATGTTACCGTTACCCTTGGAAGTATGCAGGGAGGATACGGTTTTAAATTACTTCAGGACAATGGCGCATGGTATGGCTTCGCAATCTCCCAGGCCAACCACTCCATCATCCGTCTTGATTATGGAAATTCTCCCATTGGACTACCATCGGTTACCAATCTTGGAAATCCCGGAAGTGTTCTTCAGTTGCCACAGGGCATTGATATTATTAAAGCCGGAACCAACTGGGTTGGGTTTGTAGGATTTAGTAATAATGATGCAGGCTTTGTCAGATTGGATTTTGGAACGTCACTCACCAACACGCCTACCGCTACGAATGTTGGAATGTTCGGCCTCACAGGAAGAATGTGGGATGTCAAGCTTGTCTCTAATAGTTCAGGATATTACCTCACAACAGTAAATCGTGATAACAATTCTTTTGTAAGAATAAGTTTTGGAAGTTCTTTTTTGAATTCTGTTTCAGCAGGCAATGTTTTTGAATCGACTATACCAGCAGCGAATCTTTTACTTGGGCTTGATGTGATACAGATCGGATCTGTTTGGAAAGCAGTTTTAGCTGACTATAGCGGAAACAAGATTACTCAACTTAATCTCGGATCATCACTAAGCAGCACGACATCTACCGTTGAGGGAAATTATACATTTCCAAGTTTTTCAAATCCCTTCCGCATACGTCTGGTCAGAGAAGGAAATTCCTATCGTGCAATGGTAGCAAGCAATGGTGCGCTGGTGACAGTGGTTGACTTGAAAGATATGAATCCTGTTAACACACCCGTACAGATAAGTCATCCAACAATTCCCATCATGATTGGGATTGATGTTATCCGCTGGAGCGGAAAGACAATTCTGAATGGTGTGAGTTTTTATGATCAGAAAGTTAATCGTGTAGTCTTTGAACAGGATTGTGGCGCAAGTGTTCTGTTTGCAACAACTGATACCCCTCCGGATGCGTCATACTCCCAAAGTGGAAGTAAAGTAATTGAATTAAAAGCAATTGATGTTGCTTCTGCTGCCTACTCTGTTAAAGCGATCAGCACAGTAGTTTCGTCTTTGGTATCTCCGGATATTAATTTCACTTCGACCAACAGCTGTGCATTAAACCCCATCAACTTTACATCCATTAATTCATCAGGAGCTATTGCGTCTTATTTATGGAAGTTTGGCGATGCACAAACGGATACTCAACCCAATACATCTCATAGCTATTCTGTCGCAGGAAATTATGTTGTCGATCTCACCATAACAGGCACCAATAGCTGCCAGAATTTTAAGAGTCAGACTTTATCAGTATTCAACCCACCTGTTGCAAACTTTCAACTTCCGTCTGCTTCTCCGGTTTGCACTAACCAGGATTATGTTTTCAACAACACTTCAACATTTGATGCGGCATCCAATCCTCAGTGGGAGTGGAGACTTAATGGGACGCTACTATCGTCTCAGTTAAACTTCAATGCAACCTTTGCTTCAGCATCGGCACAACAGATAAAATTAAAGGTGTTGATTCCCGGATGTGAAAATGAGGTTACGAAGAATATCTCCACTGTTTTGGTAGGCCCTGTTGTGAATTTCTCTGCGGTTGATAATTGCCAGGGTACATCTGTATCTTTTGTGAATCTAAGTTCAGGGGTCGACGCAGGATATCAATGGAATTTTGGTGATGCTTCTACCTCTACTGCGGCAAGTCCATCTCACACCTACGCAACGGCGGCGACATTTCAGGCATCCCTTACCGGAAGCAATGCAGCAGGTTGTCAGAACGTTATTACGAAACCTCTTAAGATCTACACCAAACCTGTTCCTGATTTTTCAATTGGACTTCCTCCATTTTCATGTAATGGAACTTCAACTCCTTTTCAAAACACCACCCCGGCATTGACTGACAGTAACATAACCACATGGGCATGGCAGTTTGGAGACATGAACATCTCCAACCAGCAAAATCCAAATCACACTTATTTGCTTGCCGGAAATTATAACGCCAGTCTCACAGCAACTTCTGATAAGGGCTGTGTGGGCACTTTGACGAAAGGAATCAACATTGCCGCAAGTCCGGTGGCAGATTTTACGGTTGGCCCTGCCTGTCTCAATCAGTCTACAAAATTTACGGACATATCCAGTGGAGGCATTCAGACAAGATCATGGCAGATTGCCTCTTCAATCTTTACGACACCCAACCCAACATATACTTTTAATGCGACTGGAAATTATTCCGCGACATTGACAGTTACCAGTGCAAATGCCTGCAGCAGCTTTAAGACAAAACAGATTTCCATTGCTCCAATACCTAATGTTGATTTCTTAGTCTCGAATGCTTGCGCTAATCACAATGCAGTCTTTACAGATATTACTACGTCTCCCCAGGATGTTGTTGTCGGAACGAACTGGAATTTTGAAGGCAACTCAATTGCGGGAAATCCGGCTTCCTACAATTTTGTCAATTCGGGATCAAACAATGTTAAGTTGACAACCACTCATCTTTCAGGTTGTAAATACACCTTGTCAAGAAACGTATTGATCAATGTAAGTCCTGTTGCAAATTTTACCGCTTCCGCTGATCGTGGATCGGCTCCGTTGATTGTGCAGTTTGCCAACACATCACAGCAGGCAACAAGCTATGTGTGGAAGTTCTATGATAAGGTGACAGCAACCAGCACCCAGGTTTCTCCGGCTTACACTTTCATTTCATTAGGAGACTATTCTGCAGAGCTTACGGCCACCAACACGCTCGGATGTTCGGATGTAAAAACGATCCCAATAAAAGTGTTGGTTCCATCCATTGACCTTTCCATGAGTGACTTTACACTCACCCCTGATCCAACCACTGGAAAATTAAAGGCGATCGTGACGATTGTCAACAACAGCAATATCCCGGTTACGACTGCTGAGGTGTCATTGATATTGGCAGAGAAGGCAGTTGTAAATGAAACATTGGTTGTAAATCTTGTGCCGGGACAATCAGCAACACGAACTCTTTCATTCACGATTTCCCCCAATCAATTTGATTTCTCTTTTCTATGTGCAAGCATCATTTCTGAAAAAGATGTGAGTCAGGAAAACAACAGACGTTGCCTCAATCTTAACAGCAATGACTATTTCTTTAATCCATATCCAAATCCATCTGACGGGATCATTCAGGTAGACTGGGTTTCTGTCACTGCGGGCAAAGCACTCATTACAGTCTTTGACAGCATGGGAAAAACAATTTATGCCAGTGAGACTTTATCTACGGTGGGTCTTAATCAGGCAGTTCTTGATCTTAGTGTTGTGTCAGGTGGATTGTATTATGTCAGGGTGGAGACTTCAGGGTCCAAAAAAACAATGCGTTTTATAAGGCGGTAA
- a CDS encoding glycosyltransferase — translation MNVLYLSYDGMTDPLGQSQVLPYLKGLAKRHSITLISFEKKERSQNLDAVLQQVKESNIKWLPLEYHRKPPVFSTLKDVYTLWRKVLLLHKTNPFQLVHCRSYVTALVGLRLKRKFGVPFLFDMRGFWADERVEGGLWNLRNPLYRIIYNKFKAWEKEFIKHADAVITLTHAAQKEILSWNLNRNIHIIPCCVDEDLFNPDKIDLQSKQKLQASLGIEQSDFVLCYVGSLGTWYLMDEMMEFYSSLREKFASSKFLILTSEAPDFSMLEWKKEIITRSVRREEMPLYLSLSNASVFFIKPSFSKKGSSATKMAELMAMNVPFVTNDGWGDVREILSKGSGGLLVSQLNKVDYEEAIQTLTQRSLPPSRSLVTNYFSLSYGIQLYGQLYASLEKKNF, via the coding sequence ATGAACGTCCTTTATCTTTCGTATGACGGCATGACAGATCCCCTTGGGCAATCTCAGGTTTTGCCATATTTGAAAGGACTTGCAAAGCGACATTCCATAACCTTGATATCCTTTGAGAAAAAGGAGCGTTCACAAAATCTGGATGCAGTTCTCCAACAAGTAAAAGAATCCAATATCAAATGGCTACCCCTGGAATATCACAGGAAGCCGCCGGTATTCTCTACCCTTAAGGATGTTTATACACTTTGGAGAAAAGTGTTATTACTTCATAAGACCAATCCCTTTCAACTCGTACATTGCAGAAGCTATGTTACTGCCTTGGTAGGTCTCAGACTTAAAAGGAAATTCGGCGTTCCATTTCTCTTTGACATGCGTGGCTTCTGGGCTGATGAAAGAGTAGAGGGAGGATTGTGGAACCTGAGGAATCCTCTTTACAGAATTATTTATAACAAGTTCAAAGCGTGGGAAAAGGAATTTATAAAGCATGCCGACGCAGTCATCACGTTGACTCATGCTGCCCAAAAGGAAATTCTCTCCTGGAATCTTAACAGGAACATTCATATTATTCCATGTTGTGTTGATGAAGATTTGTTCAATCCGGATAAGATTGATCTTCAAAGCAAACAGAAATTGCAAGCCAGCCTTGGTATTGAGCAATCCGATTTCGTTTTATGTTATGTGGGCTCACTGGGCACATGGTATCTGATGGATGAAATGATGGAGTTCTATTCTTCACTCCGCGAAAAATTTGCTTCATCAAAATTTTTGATCCTGACTTCTGAGGCTCCGGACTTTTCCATGTTGGAGTGGAAAAAAGAGATTATCACACGTTCAGTCAGAAGGGAAGAGATGCCGCTTTATTTAAGTCTTTCCAATGCTTCTGTATTTTTTATAAAGCCATCTTTTTCCAAGAAAGGATCTTCAGCAACAAAAATGGCAGAGTTAATGGCGATGAATGTTCCATTTGTTACCAACGATGGATGGGGTGATGTAAGGGAGATATTGTCAAAAGGCAGCGGTGGTCTTTTGGTATCTCAACTTAATAAAGTTGATTATGAAGAGGCGATTCAAACCCTGACCCAACGCTCATTGCCTCCTTCCCGAAGCCTTGTAACAAATTACTTTTCTCTCAGTTACGGTATTCAGCTCTATGGTCAGTTGTATGCGAGTCTGGAAAAGAAGAATTTCTGA
- the asnB gene encoding asparagine synthase (glutamine-hydrolyzing) — MCGIAGIFSNTAIDASSIEGMVSTLRQRGPDAEGTFINPSANVLLGHTRLSIIDLTEQANQPFYSSSGRYVIVYNGEIYNYKQLRDKLIQDHGLIFKTNSDTEVIVEAFEIYGAGIAKYLDGMFSFAIYDHQDHQLFLLRDRMGKKPLFYFKSDSFFAFASEIKALLKIPLIERSGTINRSSISHFLHLGYIPEPDTIFKSINKFPAANFGWLKADNSFQVNKYWNITGEEIPLLDIDTVNAKASLRKILDQAVKKRLVGDVPIGSFLSGGTDSSLITALASRQSSQKMKTFSIGFKDRKFDEAEYARRVANHLGTDHHEYIMEERRAMEILPAYLNYFDEPFADPSAIPMMMVSEMARKQVKVVLTGDGGDELFQGYGAYQWAHRLELPFFKNFGSVLSRLLFATSNSRLQRISHILEPVEIGSIRSHIFSQEQYFFSQHEIRDKVLKNKNEFDPFVYSDSALSGTISTAEKQARFDLQYYLKDDLLVKVDRASMYHGLECRSPLLDKMLIEFALALPESMKRTEGVSKWLLKELLADYLPQDLIHRPKWGFSVPMTSWLRGDLRYLIDDYLNKAVLEGTGLFDADEVLSLVRQFDQGKDYLYQRLWVMIVLQRWFKLNT; from the coding sequence ATGTGCGGAATCGCAGGAATATTTTCCAATACGGCTATTGATGCTTCTTCTATTGAGGGCATGGTGAGCACTCTTCGTCAACGTGGCCCTGACGCGGAAGGTACATTCATCAATCCTTCAGCCAATGTTCTACTAGGTCATACACGACTGAGTATTATTGATTTAACTGAACAGGCAAATCAACCATTTTATTCAAGCTCCGGTAGGTATGTGATTGTTTATAATGGAGAGATCTATAACTATAAGCAGCTCCGTGATAAGTTAATACAGGATCATGGCCTGATTTTCAAAACAAATTCTGATACAGAGGTTATAGTCGAAGCATTTGAAATTTACGGAGCCGGAATTGCAAAGTATCTGGATGGCATGTTTTCATTTGCTATCTATGATCATCAGGATCACCAGCTATTCTTGCTTCGTGATAGGATGGGAAAGAAGCCACTCTTCTATTTTAAGTCAGATTCCTTTTTTGCCTTTGCTTCGGAAATTAAAGCATTACTAAAGATTCCCCTGATAGAGAGGTCAGGAACAATTAATCGCTCTTCTATTTCTCACTTCCTCCATCTCGGTTACATTCCTGAGCCTGACACAATATTCAAGTCCATAAATAAATTTCCCGCGGCTAACTTTGGATGGCTAAAGGCTGATAATTCTTTTCAAGTAAATAAATACTGGAATATTACGGGAGAGGAAATTCCCCTTCTTGACATCGACACAGTAAATGCAAAGGCATCCCTCAGGAAAATACTGGATCAGGCAGTAAAGAAAAGATTAGTGGGGGATGTTCCTATTGGATCATTTCTCAGCGGTGGGACCGACTCATCTCTGATCACCGCCCTGGCATCGCGTCAAAGTTCGCAGAAGATGAAAACCTTTTCAATTGGTTTTAAAGATCGAAAGTTTGATGAGGCTGAATATGCCAGACGTGTAGCAAACCATCTTGGCACGGATCACCATGAGTATATCATGGAAGAACGTCGAGCCATGGAGATCTTGCCTGCTTACCTTAACTATTTTGACGAGCCCTTTGCCGATCCTTCAGCAATTCCTATGATGATGGTATCCGAAATGGCCCGCAAGCAAGTGAAGGTGGTGCTTACAGGTGATGGCGGCGACGAATTGTTTCAGGGATATGGAGCGTATCAATGGGCGCACAGACTTGAGCTTCCTTTCTTTAAGAATTTTGGAAGTGTTCTTTCAAGGCTTTTATTCGCTACCTCCAATAGTCGTCTTCAACGTATTTCCCATATTCTGGAGCCTGTTGAGATTGGTTCGATCCGCAGTCACATCTTCTCACAAGAGCAGTACTTTTTTTCTCAACATGAGATACGCGATAAGGTGCTGAAAAATAAGAATGAGTTTGATCCATTTGTTTATTCTGATAGCGCTTTGAGCGGAACAATCTCAACTGCAGAGAAACAGGCACGCTTTGATCTTCAATATTACCTTAAAGATGATTTGCTGGTGAAGGTTGATCGTGCTTCCATGTACCATGGCCTTGAATGCAGAAGCCCTCTGCTTGATAAAATGCTGATCGAATTTGCTCTTGCTCTTCCGGAATCAATGAAAAGAACTGAGGGCGTTTCGAAATGGCTTCTCAAAGAATTGCTGGCAGATTATTTACCCCAGGATTTAATTCATCGTCCCAAATGGGGTTTCAGTGTACCGATGACATCCTGGTTGAGGGGTGACCTTCGTTATCTGATAGATGATTATTTAAACAAGGCTGTGCTTGAAGGGACTGGTTTGTTCGACGCTGATGAAGTGCTATCATTAGTCAGACAATTTGATCAGGGTAAGGATTATCTTTACCAACGTCTGTGGGTAATGATCGTTCTGCAGCGTTGGTTTAAATTGAATACCTGA